The Cupriavidus sp. EM10 genome includes a region encoding these proteins:
- a CDS encoding ankyrin repeat domain-containing protein, with protein MTADEEARMIAALGQVFDLARNGDAAALAALIERGMPPNLRNEKGDSLVMLAAYHGHAEALRMLLAAGASPDTRNAMGQTPIAGAAYKGYREVIEILLEHGADVEGASPDGRTALMVAAMFQRAEIVELLKQHGADPEARDERGMTAADAAAFMAGRTGRPAH; from the coding sequence ATGACCGCCGATGAAGAAGCCCGCATGATCGCCGCGCTGGGCCAGGTGTTCGACCTGGCGCGCAATGGCGACGCGGCCGCGCTGGCAGCGCTGATCGAACGCGGCATGCCGCCGAACCTGCGCAACGAGAAAGGCGACAGCCTGGTAATGCTGGCCGCCTACCACGGCCACGCCGAAGCGCTGCGCATGCTGCTGGCAGCCGGCGCGTCGCCCGACACGCGCAACGCGATGGGGCAGACGCCGATTGCCGGCGCCGCCTACAAGGGCTATCGGGAAGTGATCGAGATCCTGCTGGAACATGGCGCGGACGTCGAAGGCGCATCGCCCGACGGCCGCACGGCGCTGATGGTGGCGGCGATGTTCCAGCGCGCCGAGATCGTCGAACTGCTGAAGCAGCACGGTGCCGATCCCGAAGCGCGCGACGAGCGCGGCATGACGGCGGCCGACGCCGCCGCGTTCATGGCAGGCCGCACGGGCCGGCCGGCGCACTGA
- a CDS encoding GGDEF domain-containing protein: protein MAMTQRYSPMFLSGQIYSAPRWRFTRWLAEPGRDVPAEIREALVGSLFGTLSIFFGGILNTMMVATVITLHLRRPEFAAWLALEIVICVARVAVLFQARRASRAGRPTPTDWHMCLTLAWAASVGLGAYLSVVSGDWLSGAMACLSAAAMCGGICFRNYGAPRMTALMILLSLGPICAGALVAHEPLFLLTLLQLPVYVISMTSASFRMNAMVVATMRSERENAHRARHDSLTGLLNRSSLLAEIREASVHRMAAGRYLTLLYMDLDGFKPVNDSFGHGSGDELLVRVGERLRGAVPGRGLVYRIGGDEFVIVLRNESTQSVQALAHDLLREVSAPYLLSSGHQARLGVSIGIAHVRPEGLTADDILHLADRALYRAKAQGKGQFQFATSDD from the coding sequence ATGGCGATGACCCAACGCTATTCCCCCATGTTCCTGTCGGGCCAGATTTACAGCGCGCCGCGCTGGCGCTTCACGCGCTGGCTCGCGGAGCCGGGCCGGGATGTGCCCGCCGAGATCCGCGAGGCGCTGGTCGGCAGCCTGTTCGGGACGCTGTCGATCTTCTTCGGCGGCATCCTGAATACGATGATGGTGGCCACGGTCATCACGCTGCACCTGCGCCGCCCCGAATTCGCGGCGTGGCTTGCGCTGGAGATCGTCATCTGCGTGGCGCGCGTGGCCGTACTGTTCCAGGCGCGCCGCGCCTCGCGCGCCGGACGGCCAACCCCCACCGACTGGCACATGTGCCTGACGCTGGCCTGGGCCGCCAGTGTCGGCCTGGGTGCATACCTGAGCGTGGTCAGCGGCGACTGGCTCAGCGGCGCCATGGCCTGCCTGTCGGCGGCGGCCATGTGCGGGGGCATCTGCTTTCGCAACTATGGCGCGCCGCGCATGACCGCGCTGATGATCCTGCTGAGCCTCGGGCCCATCTGCGCGGGGGCGCTGGTGGCCCACGAGCCGCTGTTCCTGCTGACGCTGCTGCAGCTGCCGGTGTATGTCATCAGCATGACCAGCGCGTCGTTTCGCATGAATGCGATGGTGGTGGCCACCATGCGGTCCGAGCGCGAAAACGCCCATCGGGCCCGTCACGATTCCCTGACCGGGCTGCTGAACCGATCCAGCCTGCTGGCCGAAATCCGCGAGGCCAGCGTCCATCGCATGGCCGCCGGCCGCTACCTGACACTGTTATATATGGACCTGGACGGCTTCAAGCCGGTCAACGACTCTTTCGGCCATGGCAGCGGCGACGAACTGCTGGTACGCGTGGGCGAGCGCCTGCGTGGCGCGGTGCCGGGCCGGGGACTGGTCTATCGCATCGGCGGCGATGAATTCGTCATTGTGCTACGTAATGAAAGCACGCAGAGCGTGCAGGCGCTGGCCCACGACCTGCTGCGCGAAGTGAGTGCGCCCTATCTGCTGTCGTCCGGCCACCAGGCCCGGCTGGGCGTCAGCATCGGCATCGCGCACGTGCGCCCCGAAGGGCTGACCGCCGACGACATCCTGCACCTGGCGGACCGCGCCTTGTACCGCGCCAAGGCCCAGGGCAAGGGTCAGTTCCAGTTCGCCACGTCCGACGACTGA
- a CDS encoding catalase, producing MKKLTTAFGAPVVDNNNIQTAGPRGPALLQDVWFLEKLAHFDREVIPERRMHAKGSGAYGTFTVTHDITKYTRANLFSEIGKKTDLFVRFSSVAGERGAADAERDIRGFAVKFYTEEGNWDLVGNNTPVFFLRDPLKFPDLNHAVKRDPRTGMRSAENNWDFWTSLPESFHQVTITMSDRGIPRSWRNMHGFGSHTYSFISRDMQRHWVKFHFVTQQGIQNLTDAEAAEVTGRDREFHQRDLYEAIERGEFPRWKLFVQIMPEADAGKYRHNPFDLTKVWSKKDYPLIEVGVMELNRNPENHFAEVEQAAFAPSTIVPGVGFSPDKMLHGRLFSYGDAERYRLGVNHHLIPVNSPKAAKYVNSYHRDGRGRTDGNAGGTIAYEPNTRGEWDEQPDFREPPLSVDGAADHWNHRVDDDYFSQAGDLFRLMTPAQQQTLFDNTARAIKGVSKPVQQRHIDHCTQADPAYGAGVAAAIEKVEAK from the coding sequence ATGAAAAAGCTCACGACCGCTTTCGGCGCGCCCGTCGTCGACAACAACAACATCCAGACGGCCGGCCCGCGCGGCCCGGCCCTGCTCCAGGATGTCTGGTTCCTGGAAAAACTTGCCCACTTCGACCGCGAAGTCATCCCCGAGCGCCGCATGCACGCCAAGGGCTCGGGCGCCTATGGCACGTTCACGGTCACGCACGACATCACCAAATACACGCGCGCCAACCTGTTCTCCGAAATCGGCAAGAAAACCGACCTGTTCGTGCGCTTCTCGTCGGTGGCCGGCGAGCGCGGCGCGGCCGATGCCGAACGCGACATCCGCGGCTTCGCCGTCAAGTTCTACACCGAGGAAGGCAACTGGGACCTGGTGGGCAACAACACGCCGGTCTTCTTCCTGCGCGACCCGCTCAAGTTCCCCGACCTGAACCACGCCGTGAAGCGCGATCCGCGCACCGGCATGCGCAGCGCCGAGAACAACTGGGATTTCTGGACCAGCCTGCCCGAGTCGTTCCACCAGGTGACCATCACCATGAGCGATCGCGGCATTCCGCGCAGCTGGCGCAACATGCACGGCTTCGGCAGCCATACGTACAGCTTCATCAGCCGCGACATGCAGCGCCACTGGGTGAAATTCCACTTCGTGACCCAGCAGGGCATCCAGAACCTGACCGATGCCGAAGCCGCCGAAGTGACCGGCCGCGACCGCGAATTCCATCAGCGCGACCTGTACGAAGCCATCGAGCGCGGCGAATTCCCGCGCTGGAAGCTGTTCGTGCAGATCATGCCCGAGGCCGACGCCGGCAAGTATCGCCACAACCCGTTCGACCTGACCAAGGTCTGGTCCAAGAAGGACTACCCGCTGATCGAAGTGGGCGTGATGGAGCTGAACCGCAATCCGGAGAACCATTTCGCCGAGGTGGAGCAGGCCGCGTTCGCGCCGTCGACCATCGTGCCGGGCGTCGGCTTCTCGCCGGACAAGATGCTGCATGGCCGCCTGTTCTCGTATGGCGATGCCGAGCGCTACCGCCTGGGCGTGAACCATCACCTGATTCCGGTGAACTCGCCGAAGGCCGCGAAGTACGTCAACAGCTATCATCGCGACGGCCGCGGCCGCACCGACGGCAACGCGGGCGGCACCATCGCCTACGAGCCGAACACGCGTGGCGAGTGGGACGAGCAGCCCGACTTCCGCGAGCCGCCGCTGTCGGTCGACGGCGCCGCCGACCACTGGAACCACCGCGTCGACGACGACTACTTCTCGCAGGCAGGCGACCTGTTCCGCCTGATGACGCCGGCGCAGCAGCAGACGCTGTTCGATAACACGGCCCGCGCCATCAAGGGCGTGTCGAAGCCCGTGCAGCAACGGCACATCGACCACTGCACGCAGGCTGACCCGGCCTACGGCGCAGGCGTCGCGGCGGCCATCGAGAAGGTCGAAGCGAAGTAA